One genomic segment of ANME-2 cluster archaeon includes these proteins:
- a CDS encoding argininosuccinate synthase: MKGKVVLAYSGGLDTSVCIPILKENYDFEKVITVVVDVGQAEEEIVKAEEKAELIGDKNYTIDAKAEFVQDYLFPLIKANGNYEGYVLGTAIARPLIAKKVLEIAIHEGAVALAHGCTGKGNDQLRFEAVFRSSDLEVIAPMRDMNLTREWEIEYAREHGIPVTVTKEKPWSVDENIWSRSIEGGQLEDPGFIPPEEIFGWTRSPEKGPEAEIIEIGFEGGVPVFLNGTRLDGLTLITELNRIAGIHGVGRTDMIEDRVLGLKARENYEHPAATVLLAAHRDLERLVLTRAELSFKARVDEQWSELAYMGLVDEPLFHDLNAFIDATQVRVEGAVKLRMYKGSVMAVARSSPFALYSENLVSFDESSINQKDAEGVAKYHGFQGRLYQKVIKK; the protein is encoded by the coding sequence ATGAAAGGTAAGGTTGTATTGGCCTATTCAGGTGGTCTGGACACATCGGTATGTATTCCCATTCTTAAGGAGAATTATGATTTTGAAAAAGTCATTACCGTTGTTGTTGATGTGGGACAGGCAGAGGAAGAGATTGTAAAAGCAGAAGAAAAAGCAGAGTTGATCGGTGATAAGAATTATACCATCGATGCGAAAGCAGAATTCGTACAGGATTACCTGTTTCCCTTGATAAAGGCCAATGGGAATTATGAAGGATATGTGCTGGGTACTGCCATTGCAAGGCCCCTGATTGCCAAAAAAGTGCTTGAAATAGCCATACATGAAGGTGCTGTTGCACTGGCTCACGGCTGTACCGGTAAAGGGAATGACCAGTTGAGGTTTGAAGCTGTGTTCCGTTCATCTGACCTGGAAGTAATTGCACCTATGAGGGATATGAACCTGACCCGGGAGTGGGAGATAGAATATGCCAGGGAACACGGGATCCCTGTTACCGTTACTAAGGAGAAGCCCTGGAGTGTTGATGAGAATATCTGGAGCCGCAGTATCGAAGGAGGCCAGCTGGAAGACCCGGGTTTCATACCTCCCGAGGAGATCTTCGGATGGACCCGGTCACCTGAAAAGGGACCTGAGGCTGAGATCATCGAGATAGGATTTGAAGGCGGTGTTCCCGTCTTTCTGAATGGTACACGTCTGGATGGTTTGACTTTGATCACTGAACTGAACCGCATTGCCGGCATCCATGGTGTGGGCAGGACCGATATGATAGAGGACAGGGTGCTGGGTCTTAAAGCACGGGAGAACTACGAGCACCCGGCTGCGACCGTACTTTTGGCGGCCCACAGGGACCTGGAACGTCTGGTGCTGACCAGGGCAGAATTGAGTTTCAAGGCAAGAGTGGATGAGCAGTGGTCCGAGCTGGCATATATGGGATTGGTGGACGAGCCGCTGTTCCATGATTTGAACGCTTTTATCGATGCTACGCAGGTGCGTGTGGAAGGTGCTGTGAAGCTGCGGATGTATAAGGGCAGTGTCATGGCGGTTGCAAGGAGTTCACCCTTTGCCCTGTATTCTGAGAACCTGGTGTCTTTTGATGAGTCTTCTATTAACCAGAAGGATGCGGAAGGGGTGGCCAAGTACCACGGATTCCAGGGCAGGCTGTACCAGAAAGTGATAAAGAAATAA